TCGACGGCACCGAACCGCTGCAGAACTACCAAGCCATTCGCGAAGAAATCTGTGAATACGATGCTTCGCTGGGCGAACGCGACGAATTGCTGGTCGTCACCAAAGCCGAATTGGACGGCGCCGACGACGTGGCCCGGGAACTGTCCGAACAAACGGGCCGACAGGTTCATCTGATCAGCGCGATGACCGGCGAAGGGCTGGACACGCTGACCGACGCGATCATGCAACGGGTCCAGCAACGTCGCCAAGCACTGATCGACGCGGGCGAAGACGTCGTGATGCTGCGGCCCGAAGACGCGAAGCCCACCAAAGGCGAAAAAGTCGCCAAGCGTCGGCGTCGGGTTCCGCCTCATTTGGCCGGACCCACCGCGCAGCTGAGCAACGATTTGCAGGCCAAGGATTTCCAGGACGGGGACGAATCGACTTCGGACGGCTCGGATCCAAAGGAGTCGTCTTGAGCGTCCAGGCATATCATCCGTCGGCCGCATCGTGGCAGCCGCCCGGAGGGATTGTGGCGGTCGACTTGGGCAACACGGCCGCCAAGGTATTGATCTCCGACGCATTGGCGGGCATTCGCCCTTTTGGTTCCGATCACGTTTCACCACTGTCCCGGTCATTTGCCATCGACGCCGGACCGTGGACCGACCAGGCAATCGATTGGGTGCGGCAGCACGCGCCGGCGGTGCATCAGTGGCGTCTTGCCAGCGTCAACCGCGGGGCCGCGTCACGACTGCAGTCGGATATTTTGAAACGATTCCCCGGCGCCGATGTGGTGCGGGTGGTTCACGACCGTGTGCCGGTCACCAGCGACCTGGCGGCCCCCCAGCGGATCGGAATTGATCGTCTGTTGTGCGCCTTTGCGGCCGGTCTGGCCGACCCCGGCCCCCCGCAACGTGCCACGACCTTGGTCGATGCAGGTTCAGCGGTCACGGTCGATTTTCTGGACGACCAGGGAATCTTTCGGGGCGGAGCCATTTTGCCGGGGTTGAATCTGCAGGCACGTTCTTTGGCGACCGGGACGGATCTGTTGCCCCAAATCGACTGGATCAGCGAAACGTCATTGCAGTCGCCCGGCAAGGACACCGTCGCGGCGATCCGGCTGGGCATCTTGTCGGGCGTTGCCGGAGCGATCGACCGGCTGGCGACCCGATACGGCACCGATCGGGTGCTGATCACCGGCGGCGATGCCACCGCGATCGCGCCGCACCTGAGTGTCCGCCATCGTGTCTGTCACGACATGGTGGGCGTGGGCATCCTGGCGTGCCGCTGTTGGTCGCCATCGGAATCAGCGTCCGGCCCCACCGATCCACCGCCCGATCCGGCCGACGCCACGCCGAGCCAGCGACACTGTTGACCGTTCCACTGCACTGGTATCCTGCCTTGCTGCAGCGATCACAGCCATGATTTACGTTCTGAACCAACCCACCATCGTTGACCTTTGTGGCGCCGACGCGGACCAGATTTTGCACAATCTGACCACGGCGGACGTGCGTGCGCTTGCCGTCGGCCAGGGCTGTGAATCGTTCATCACCGACGTCCGCGGAAAGACGCTGCATCATGTCATGGTGTATCGAACGGACCAGGGATTTCGTTTGGTCGGCCCCGGTGGCGAATCGGCCAAGGATCCCCAAACATCGTTTTGCCAACGCTTGGTGGACCACTGCGACCGTTACATCATCCGCGAAGACGCCACCCCGACGATCGTCGAGGGCGATTGGCGACTGTGGGTCGCCGACCCGGAATCTGCCGCCGGTTTGAACGATTCCTGGCATGATTGTTCGTGGCTGGGACCGGGCAGTCGGATGTGCTGGTCCACTGACGACGCGTCCGTTTCACTGGATGGGCCTGTCGGTGACCAAGCCGCGTTTCATTGGCACCGCGTCATCGCCGGATTTCCCTGGTACGGCATCGACTTGGACGATTCGAATCTGCCTCAGGAGGCCGACCGCGATTCCCAGACGATCAGCTTCACCAAGGGCTGTTATCTGGGGCAAGAAACCGTGGCCCGCCTGGACGCGTTGGGCCAAGTCCAACGAAAACTGGTGCACTGGGCGATCGGGCCGGCGGATGATTCACAGACGATGACCTCCGGCGATCCAGAACCAGTGGCGGTCACCGTGCCGACCGGCACCACGCTGCTGGCCGGTGCAAAGAAGGTCGCACGGTTGACCAGCTTGGCAACGCTGCGGCCGCCGAACGGCGTCGCCGAATCGGCGGTCGAAAAATTTCGATCCATGACGCAATCCATCTCGTTTCCCGTCGCCGCCGTGGCGATGGGTTTCGCCCGGCGAAGCCACTTCGACCCCGGCGCACGTGCCGAAGGATCCGATGCCGCCGGTCAACCGATCCAGGGTGAAGTATTGGCCGTGCCCCATGAATGATCCGCAAACGGAATCGTCCGAAGAATTTTTGGCTCAACTGGAACGGGTCCGCCAAGGCGATGATGAAGCGACGGCACAACTGTGGCATCGCTATTTTGCTCCTCTGGTGCGTTTGGCCGCCGGCCGGCTGCCGACCAGCTTGCGTCGAACCGGCGACGAAGAAGACATCGCTTTGTCGGCCTTCAACAGTTTCATCGCCGGAATCCGCCGCGATCAATTCCCCGATCTCAGCGGCCCGGACAACTTGTGGGGCCTGCTGATCACCCTGACCAGCCGCAAGGTGCACGCCCATTTGCGGCACCACACACGGCAAAAGCGGGGCGGCGGCAGCGTCCGGGGGGAATCGGTTTTCATCGATCCGGCCGGCGAAAAACGTAATAATGGAATCGGCGGAGTGTCCGATGACTTGGGCCCCCCCGATTTACAGGTCGAATTGGCCGAAGCCTGCGACACGCTGCTGGAACAGCTGGATGATGACCAGCTGCGCCAAATCGCGGTGATGCGGATGGACGGGTTTCTGGTTGACGAGATTGCCCAACGTTTGCAACTAAGCAAGCGGGCCGTTGAACGAAGATTGCAGTTGATTCGTCGTATCTGGAGCGAACAAGCTGAATCAGCGACGACGGACGACGCTCAGGATTAACGATTGTCCAGTGGGTGCGGCGACGTCACGGTACCAATCTAGGTAGGAATGCGACCTTCACGGACAACGGATCCACGGGATGACCAAACAACTGAGCGACCTGACGGCAAGCGAATTGGCCCGCCTGGACGCGATCTGCCTGGAATTCGAAGACATGCTTCGCAAGGGCGTCAACAACGTTGACGACCTGATCGCATCCTTCCTGGACCGTTTCGACGGATCCTCCAGCGAAATGTCCCCCGACCCGATCCTGCTGAAACAGGAATTGGAGTTGGTCGCCCGTGAATATGCCGGCGACGATTCTCCCCGACCGGTGATGGATGCGTCTCGAGGCGCATTCGGTCTGCCTCCGGTTGACGATACCCCCGGCGCTTCGACAGGATCCGCCGGCACCGCGACCTCACCCCCTGCCAACGGGCCGCCGCAAAGCGGGTCGGCCGGCATTTCCCCCACCGGCCACAAGCACCAGGCGGTCGTTGACGACGGATTGCCCCACATCGGTGACACGATCGGCCCGTACATCATCGACGGCGAACTGGGACGCGGCGGGATGGGGATCGTGTTCCGCGCGACCGACACACGATTGGATCGCGTCGTGGCGATCAAAATGCTGTCGGTCGGCGGAAAACATCACGCGGAATTGGTCGAACGTTTCCAACGCGAAGCCAAGGCGGTCGCCAAGATCGTGCACCCCAACATCGTCGAATTGTTCGATGTGGGCCAACACAACGGTCTGCCCTATGCCGTGATGGAGTTCCTGCACGGTGAAACGCTGGTCGATCGATTCAAACAGGCACGATTGTCGACCGACCAAGTCCGCCAAATCGGCGTTCAAATCGCCAGCGCGCTGGCCACATGCCACGCTTCCGGTGTGATCCACCGCGACTTGAAGCCCCACAACGTCATGCTGATGCACCGCAGCGGTGGCGTCGATTCGCGCATGAAATCGATCAGCGCCTCTAGCGTCGCCGATGAAGCCACGCTGGTCATCCAACCCGATGACTCACCGACGTCCGGTTCGGGCGTATCGGTTTCCTCTCGCAGCAATCTGACCGTCAAACTGTTCGACTTTGGCCTGTCGCGGGTTCCCCGTGGCGGGCTGGAGGTCAACGATGCATTGCCCGCCGACGCGGATTCACCGGTTGCCCACGATGCCAGCACCCAGGGCGGATTGGATGACCAAACTCGGGCAGGTCTGATCCTGGGAACACCGGGTTACATGTCGCCCGAACAAGCCCGCGGCGAAGCGGTCACACCGGCGGCCGACTTGTTCGGCCTGGGTTGCGTCTTGTACGAAGCGTTCTATGGGCGTCGTGCGTTCGAAGGCGAAACCTCCGCGGATCGATTCGCGGCATCGCTGCACAAGGAACCGCTGTACGACCCGATGCGACGCCGTGATGATCCGGAATTGGCCGAAATCATCGAACGCTGTTTGGCCAAGTCCGTTGATGACCGTCCCAGCTCGGCCGCCGAGGTCGCCGAAGCGTTGCGAATCGAACCGGTTGCCGACCCGTCGGGTTCGTCGATCAGCGGATTCGGTCCACCACCGGTCTCCGATGCGACCTTCGGCCGTCGACGATTTGTTGAATCGTTGATGGGAGGTGCGGCCGGCCTGATCATCGGCGGGCTTTGGCACCAACAGCTGACCGCAGCGATGTACGACATCCGATCACTCGGGGTGTTGACGTTCGTCGAACGTGGCAAGACGCAAGAGACGCAATCACTGCGCCGCGAAGATCTGGGCGAACGAATCGCCAGCGAAGGCGAACAGTTGTCACAAGCGTTGGTCAACGAACTGAGCAAAGTGAAAGACCTGACCGTCGCGAAGTTCTTTCCGCTTTACGCCCAAAACCCAAAACAGTATCAAGCCGCCGCACGAGAGCTGGACGTTGACGCGTTGGTTGACGGCCAGTTTCGACGCATCAGCGATGACACGGGTCAGTCCAAAGCACTGGAGATCAATCTACAGATCATTTCCGGCGACGACGGCAAACAACTGTGGGGCGATACCGTCTTGGTCGCCGGCGGCGACAATTTATTGGAACGCAAGACGATGGCGTCGGCTTTGGTCAAAGCGATCGGCCGCGGCTTGTCATCCACACGTCAATCCATCGACGGTCTCCGGCGTCCGAAAGATCCCGAGGTGCTTTGTTGCCTGAACAAGGGCGAAGTCAGCAACGATCCGGACAACGTCGGCGCGATGCGAAAATCGCTGGCTTGTTTCCAGCACGCATTGGAAGGCGATCCGGAATACGCCGAAAGCCACGCCGGGGTGGCGTTGATGTCGGTTTCGTTGGCGGGTCGTGTTGACGGAGACGAATGCGTTTCGTTGGTCAACAAAGCTCGCGATCACATCCGCCTGGCTTTGACGTTTGACCCCGACAACATGAAAGCAAAACTGGCCCGGGCGATGATCGATTGGCAAATCGATTTCAACTATGAACCGGCCTACAAAGCCCTGGAAGAATTGGCCCCCCAGTATCCCAACGCTTGGCAGGTGTATCACCAATGGGGGCTGTTGTCGCTGACGATGTCACAAAACGCGATCGCGTTGCAACAGCTGCGAATGGCCGTTCGTTTGGCACCGCGCCTGCAATCCGCCAAAGCCGATGTGGCTCGTGCCCAGTGGTTGCGTGGTCAACGCAGCCGAGCCAGCAAGGACGCACAACTGGAATTGGAAGAACGGCCCACTGACGTCTATGCCCGAGGCCTGTTGATCGATCTGCATGAACAAATCGAAGACTTCGCCGCCGCGGCTGCCGTCGACCCGGAGTTTGGTTCCCCCACCGGCGCCGTATGGAATCGATCGTCCTACCAAAAGCGACGCGCACAACGGCTGTCGGCCATTCCGTACGGACCGTTCGGCAAAGTCAGCAACCAGATATTGTTCTGGCAACGATTCGGCAACACGGAACTTTCCAGTTACGAACAGTTCCACTTGTGGTCCAAAGCACAGTCGCCGTCGTTGCCGTTCCTGTTGGCCCGGCACCCGGCGTTGCTGTCGATGCGGACAGCCGATTACGGACGCGAGGTATTGCCGCGTGGCTTTTTCTAGAACGACTAAGCCTGCTCGGAATCGCTAAGCACGGCCATGAAGGCTTTCTGGCTGATCTCGACGTTGCCGATGGCCTTCATGCGTTTCTTGCCTTCCTTTTGCTTTTGCAGCAGTTTCCGCTTCCGCGTGATATCGCCACCGTAACACTTGGCCGTCACGTTCTTTCGCATCGCCGGCACGGTTTCTCGCGCGATCACACGGCTGCCGATTGCCGCTTGGACCGCAACCTCGAACATGTGACGTTCGATTTCCTTCTTCAAACGCTTCGCCACCGCACGGCCACGGCGGTCGGCATCGGCGCGGTTGCATACGACGCTGAGCGCGTCGACGCGTTTGCCGTTGACCAAGATATCCATCCGCACCAGATCCGCCGGTTCATAGCCGACCATTTCATAGTCCAGCGTGCCGTAACCGCGGGTGCAGCTTTTGATTTTGTCGTGCAAGTCGTAAACGACCTCGGCCAGCGGGATGTCATAAGTCAACATCGTGCGTCCGGCGGCCAAGTATTCCTGGCTTTTCTGGATGCCACGTCGTTCCTGACACAGCTTCATCACCGGACCAATGAAATCATCCGGAACGATGACATTGCATCGCACGATCGGCTGGCGAAATTCTTCGATGTCGCCGGGATCGGGCACGTCTTGCGGCTTGTGGATCTCTTGGACCTCGCCACGTTTGTCGGTGATCTCGTAAGTGACGTTGGGCGCCGTTTGCACCAAGTCGATGTCGGCTTCGTTTTCCAACCGTTGCTGGATGATTTCCATGTGCAACAGCCCCAGAAAACCGCACCGAAATCCGAAGCCCAAGGCGTCACTGGTTTCCGGTTCAAATTCAAAGCTGGGGTCGTTGATCGACAATCGCTCCAACGCGTCACGTAGTTCGCTGAAGTCTTGGCCGTCGCTGGGGAACAAGCCGCAATAGACCATTCGCTTGGGCCGGTCATACCCCGGCAAAGGCTCGGCCGGTTTGTCGCCGGGAATGCTGACGGTATCGCCGATGTGAACATCG
The nucleotide sequence above comes from Crateriforma spongiae. Encoded proteins:
- a CDS encoding type III pantothenate kinase is translated as MSVQAYHPSAASWQPPGGIVAVDLGNTAAKVLISDALAGIRPFGSDHVSPLSRSFAIDAGPWTDQAIDWVRQHAPAVHQWRLASVNRGAASRLQSDILKRFPGADVVRVVHDRVPVTSDLAAPQRIGIDRLLCAFAAGLADPGPPQRATTLVDAGSAVTVDFLDDQGIFRGGAILPGLNLQARSLATGTDLLPQIDWISETSLQSPGKDTVAAIRLGILSGVAGAIDRLATRYGTDRVLITGGDATAIAPHLSVRHRVCHDMVGVGILACRCWSPSESASGPTDPPPDPADATPSQRHC
- the ygfZ gene encoding CAF17-like 4Fe-4S cluster assembly/insertion protein YgfZ encodes the protein MIYVLNQPTIVDLCGADADQILHNLTTADVRALAVGQGCESFITDVRGKTLHHVMVYRTDQGFRLVGPGGESAKDPQTSFCQRLVDHCDRYIIREDATPTIVEGDWRLWVADPESAAGLNDSWHDCSWLGPGSRMCWSTDDASVSLDGPVGDQAAFHWHRVIAGFPWYGIDLDDSNLPQEADRDSQTISFTKGCYLGQETVARLDALGQVQRKLVHWAIGPADDSQTMTSGDPEPVAVTVPTGTTLLAGAKKVARLTSLATLRPPNGVAESAVEKFRSMTQSISFPVAAVAMGFARRSHFDPGARAEGSDAAGQPIQGEVLAVPHE
- a CDS encoding ECF-type sigma factor; the protein is MNDPQTESSEEFLAQLERVRQGDDEATAQLWHRYFAPLVRLAAGRLPTSLRRTGDEEDIALSAFNSFIAGIRRDQFPDLSGPDNLWGLLITLTSRKVHAHLRHHTRQKRGGGSVRGESVFIDPAGEKRNNGIGGVSDDLGPPDLQVELAEACDTLLEQLDDDQLRQIAVMRMDGFLVDEIAQRLQLSKRAVERRLQLIRRIWSEQAESATTDDAQD
- a CDS encoding serine/threonine-protein kinase; the encoded protein is MTKQLSDLTASELARLDAICLEFEDMLRKGVNNVDDLIASFLDRFDGSSSEMSPDPILLKQELELVAREYAGDDSPRPVMDASRGAFGLPPVDDTPGASTGSAGTATSPPANGPPQSGSAGISPTGHKHQAVVDDGLPHIGDTIGPYIIDGELGRGGMGIVFRATDTRLDRVVAIKMLSVGGKHHAELVERFQREAKAVAKIVHPNIVELFDVGQHNGLPYAVMEFLHGETLVDRFKQARLSTDQVRQIGVQIASALATCHASGVIHRDLKPHNVMLMHRSGGVDSRMKSISASSVADEATLVIQPDDSPTSGSGVSVSSRSNLTVKLFDFGLSRVPRGGLEVNDALPADADSPVAHDASTQGGLDDQTRAGLILGTPGYMSPEQARGEAVTPAADLFGLGCVLYEAFYGRRAFEGETSADRFAASLHKEPLYDPMRRRDDPELAEIIERCLAKSVDDRPSSAAEVAEALRIEPVADPSGSSISGFGPPPVSDATFGRRRFVESLMGGAAGLIIGGLWHQQLTAAMYDIRSLGVLTFVERGKTQETQSLRREDLGERIASEGEQLSQALVNELSKVKDLTVAKFFPLYAQNPKQYQAAARELDVDALVDGQFRRISDDTGQSKALEINLQIISGDDGKQLWGDTVLVAGGDNLLERKTMASALVKAIGRGLSSTRQSIDGLRRPKDPEVLCCLNKGEVSNDPDNVGAMRKSLACFQHALEGDPEYAESHAGVALMSVSLAGRVDGDECVSLVNKARDHIRLALTFDPDNMKAKLARAMIDWQIDFNYEPAYKALEELAPQYPNAWQVYHQWGLLSLTMSQNAIALQQLRMAVRLAPRLQSAKADVARAQWLRGQRSRASKDAQLELEERPTDVYARGLLIDLHEQIEDFAAAAAVDPEFGSPTGAVWNRSSYQKRRAQRLSAIPYGPFGKVSNQILFWQRFGNTELSSYEQFHLWSKAQSPSLPFLLARHPALLSMRTADYGREVLPRGFF
- the lepA gene encoding translation elongation factor 4; its protein translation is MSTIIRNFCIIAHIDHGKSTLADRLLEVTGTVSTREMKSQLLDDLELERQRGITIKARSVTMRFNRNGQDYELNLIDTPGHVDFQYEVSRSLACCEGALLLVDAFQGVEAQTVANAFAAMEHDLTIIPVINKIDLTHARPDEVAEEMMNSLGTDPDECVRVSAKTGQGVDGLIDTIIEHVPDPGGDPKATLQAMVFDSNYDDFRGAITYVRIRQGTVRKGQKIRFLRAGTEHEVVELGQFTPQRQSRDSLSAGQVGYLICNIKSLSDVHIGDTVSIPGDKPAEPLPGYDRPKRMVYCGLFPSDGQDFSELRDALERLSINDPSFEFEPETSDALGFGFRCGFLGLLHMEIIQQRLENEADIDLVQTAPNVTYEITDKRGEVQEIHKPQDVPDPGDIEEFRQPIVRCNVIVPDDFIGPVMKLCQERRGIQKSQEYLAAGRTMLTYDIPLAEVVYDLHDKIKSCTRGYGTLDYEMVGYEPADLVRMDILVNGKRVDALSVVCNRADADRRGRAVAKRLKKEIERHMFEVAVQAAIGSRVIARETVPAMRKNVTAKCYGGDITRKRKLLQKQKEGKKRMKAIGNVEISQKAFMAVLSDSEQA